GGGCGAAAATGTTAGCAAATGTTAGCCGCGCCCCTGCACCGCTCGGAACGATCGCCGATTTACGCTCCTCGTGGTAGTTCGATCGTGAACACGGTGCGGCCTTCTCGTCGCTCCCAAGCGATGCGCCCGGCGTGGGCATCGACCGCTTGCTTCGCGACCGCAAGTCCCAACCCGATGCCCTGATCCTTACCGGTCACGAACGGGTCGAACAGCTTGTCTGCGATTGCCGGAGGGGGGCCGGGACCGGTGTCGCTGACTTCGACCGAAGCGCCGATTTGCGTCGCGGTCAACCGAACGCGAACCTCCCCCCCGGGGCCGGCCGCTTCGACCGCATTACCGATCACGTTGCCGAGGAGGTGCGAGAGTTGCGTCGAGTCGCCGACGATCACCGTGCTTTCGACCGGCGGCGCCCAGATCACGGGTGTCCCCGCGTGCTGGCACTGCGGCTTCAGCAAACTGACGGATTGGCCGATGAGCTTCGCGAGATCGCACGGTTCATGCACGCCGATTGGCGGCTTACCGAGTGCAAGGAACTGGCGCAAATTCGATTCAATGCGCGCGAGTTGTCGCAGCGCCACTTGCAGTGGCTCGGGGTCCGCCGACGGATTCTCTGCAAGGAACAGTTCCACCGCGAGTTTCGCACCGGCGGCCGCGTTGCGAAGCTGGTGCGCCAAGCCGCCGGAGAACTGCCCGAGCACTTGGAGCCGCTCGGTGCGCTGGAGTTCGTCCTGGAACGCGGCGAGGCGCCGAGCCATCTCGTTGACGGCTTCGCACAGGTCGCGGAATTCGTCGTCGCCGCCGGTCACGGGCATGGGTCGAAAATCGCCGGCCGCGATGAGTCGCGTGCGAGCATCGAGATCGCGCACGCGGCGCACGAGCCCCGAGCCGAACGCGAACGCCAGGATCACCGCGAACACGCCCGCGCCGCCGAGGATGATGAGCGGCCGAACCGCATCGGCCACGGCCGTTCGGCGCAGCGATTCGGGGTAGAAGATGTACAGGCTCCCGCCCTGGTTCGGGTGCTTGGGCGACAACGGCAGGCGCAAGCATCGGTACTCCTGCCCCGCGATCACGACCGGTGGGCCGAGTGTGTGCGGTTCGCCCACTTCGGGCAGAGTCGCGGTGGGCACGTCGGTGGGCGGCTTCGGCTTCGGGTCGGCGAACGTCGATTCGGACGGTACGGTCGGGTGAACGAAGAGAAATTCCGCCCCCGACAGCTTTTGCATCTTCTTGAGAACGGGTTCCGTGAGCGGAAAGAACGGCGGTTCGGTGAGCGTGTGCGCGACAGCCCACTGTTGCGTCGCGAGGCGCTGTTCCGCTCCGCGTGCCGCGATGGACGCGGCCCACCCGGTCACCACCGCGTCCCCCAATAAGAGGAGCACGAACGGAAGGAGCAACCGGTATCGGAGGGACAATCGCATGAGTGTGGTCAGCTACGAAGACACTTAATGGGTATTCGCGCGGATGAACGGAACGAAACCTGAGCCAAACACGGTCATTCTTCGGAATCCGTTCGCCCCGTGCGCCCGCGCGAATACTGTTCTTCTTTCGCAGTTCGCGCAGTGTGTAGAATGAGCTGCGATCTCCATAAACGCGACCGCATTGGCGCATCGGGGCTTTCTCACCCGGCGATGTTGTTTTATGCTGGTAGAGGCGCTGAAACGGTTACCCGGCGCGAACGAGTAAGGAACGGACGGCGGATGGACGGCATCTTCCACGAACTGTCCCGCAAAACCGACCCGGCCAAACTGCTCGGTTACCTCAATTTCTCGGACGGGCGGCCGGACCCGCGGTTCCAGAAGGGGTTGGCGGACGCCTGCGCGCACCTGCTCGAAAGCGGCGACCCGCTCCCCTGGCGCACGCTCTCGTTGTGGCTCCAGCACGAGTTAAGTGGCCTGGTGGCGGCCGGCGCGGGTGCGTTCCGCGACACGACCCAAGTTCGCGCGGTGCTCGACGCGGCCCTCGTGCGGCTCCCGGGCGCGTACCGCGCGCACCACTCCGACCAGCTCGCGCACCAGCCCGATTCCGCACTCTTCGGCCCGTTCTTCCTCGCGCGCTGTTGCGAAGCGGTGCTGAGAGTCGGCCAACCGTGGGACGCGGTTCGGCTCGTAACCGGCGGGCTGAACCTGCTGAACGATTACGTCGGCTACCGGCCGATCGCGGTGCTCGAAACGCGCCCCAACACCGAGTTCTACACACACGAGAAAGTTCGGCCGGTGCCACTCGCGATCGCCGGCGCTGGGGTTTCGCCCGGGATCTACGCCGACATCGTCCGGCCCGCGCTCAAGTTACTCGAAGAGACCGAGTCCGCGCTTCTGGAAGAAGCCAGTTTCGAGCCGGGGAAGCTCGACGAACTCGCGTTCGATCCGCGGGCACACGACCACTTCCACCCGGTGAACAAGCGCCCGAACGTGCTGTTCGGAGAGTGGGACCCGCACACCATCGACAACGCCGGCTACTTCCGCCGGTTCGTGCTGCGGCAAATGACGCTCGACACGCTCCTGACGTGGGTGCTGCCCGGCGAGTCCGGCGCCCCAGCGCCCGGGGGATCGGAGAAGAGCGAGCGCCTCTTTGAAGCCGCCGCGGTGCTCGCGGGTACCATTCTGATGGGCGCCGGGGTGAGCGGAGCTGGGCCGAACTTCCACGACTCCACCGTCACGCTCTCGAAACTCGTTCCGCGCATCGCCCGGTACCGCGATGCCTTCTACCAGCGCCTCTTGAAGCAATTACCAGGGGCGCACGGCGAGCGATTGCGCGCCGAGGCCGAGAAGCGGAAACAGCCGTTCGCGGGCGTGCGGCAATTCCTCAACCAAGCGATCTCGACGCAGCGCGCCTCGCACCTTCAGGACCGCAGGCTCGCGCAGTTCTACGCCGCAATGGGGTACCCCACGGCCGCACGCGACCAATCGGCCAAGATCGATGCGCCCGCGGTACGGTTCGGGACCGAGATCCGCATTCGGCAAACGGAAGCGGGCTTCGCGGCCGATCGCGGGCGCCCGGCCGATGCCGCACCGCTCCTGGCGGAAGTCGAAGACCTGCTGCGCCGCGGAATCGATTGCGGCGCGCTCATCGACCCGTGGAACATCCTCGGCTATCAGGGTTTGTTCCCGATCTTCCCCGGTCGGGAAGACACCGTGCGCGACCCGCGTGCGGAGGAACTCATCCACATTGCGGGCCGGCAACTCGATCTGTACGCCCGCAGCAGTGCGTCCGCGGCCGTAGCCAGTGACGGCGCCACGCGCGAGCGCCTCACCGCGCACATGCGGGACTTCGCGGCGTGGTGGGACAAGTTCGCGACCTCGACCGTGAACGACATGCCGCGCATCGTCGGCGGCGAGCGCACGGACGCGGCCGAGCACGTGGCCGACGCGCTTGCGGCGTGGGCACTGAGGCAACCGAACTCGAACGACATCGCGTTCTGGCGGCAGCACCGCGAGGGGTTCACCAGCCCGGCCGCGTTCGCACAGGTGATCGAACCGCTCATCGAGCGCCGCGAATGGCGGGCCGCGATGGGCCTGCTCATGACGTGGCTCTCCGAGAGCGACACGGTCCCACTCGACGAGCCCGGGGCGTCGTTCGAGGCGCTGGCCGAGCGCTGGCTCCGCGGAACGAGCGCGTCCGAACCGGTCAGCGAACGCGCGCCGCTCCTGCGCCGGTTCTTCGAGATGCTCGAGGCCAACGCGAGCGAGGACTGGCACACGCCGCACGAGTGGCTGAGCGAACCGCGCGAGCGCAACGAAAACGAGGAAGACGGTGAGTTCGCGTCCGCATACGAGGGGATGACGTACAAGGATTCGACCGACGACGGCGTGGAGGGTTCGATCGCGGGCGACCCGCCCGCGCCGATCGGCGAGTTCCAACTGGAAGCGCAGGCGGACGCGATCGAAGACCGGCTCGGGTTCCTGCACGCGATCGCGAAATTGTGGCGCCTCGCCGCGCGCCCGGACGTGTGGGCGCCCAACGACTCAACCCGCGACACGACCCTGGCCGTGTGGCTCACCGCCGCCCGGCGCGCGAACGATTCACTCGGCCTGTTCCTCGACCGCCTCACCGAAATCTCGGTTCCCGACCCGTCCGGCGGGCACGAGGGGATGATCGAGTTCGACCGCCGGCGCGCGATCAAGGGCCATTTACTCGATCTCGGCGTGGCGGCGTGTGTGGACGTGCGCCGGGCGACGTTCGCGCTCGCCGCGGTACGCTCGCCGGGGCCGGAGTTACCGAGCGGCCCGCGCCCCTCGTCCTCCGGGGACGAGCAGAACCGCCCGCCCGCGTGGGAGTCGCTCCTCGTGCGCATTGAGCGCGCGATCGGGCGCGGCGACGGCCCGGGCGTGCGCACGCTGCTCCCCGGATTCATCACGCACTTCCGGCGCGAACCGCTCCTGTATTGCCCGCCGTCGGATGGTGGGAAGCCGCGCGAAGTCCTGACCGCGCAAACCGCCCTGGGGGTGCTCGAAGACCTCGTAACGCGGCTCCCGCGCCTCGGATTGTTGCGCGAGACGTTCCAGCTCACGAAACTCGCGCGGCAAATGGAGTGGAACAACCCGCCCGAAGGCCGGCGCGTGAGCAGCTTCGACCAACTGTTCCGCACCGCGCTCACGGGGGTCGTCGAAACGCTTCTGGCTGCCGCTTCGATGTGGGACGAAAACGCGACCGGCGAAGAAGGCCCGCTCGCGGACGCGCTCTTCAAGATCGCCACCGAGTTCCAGAACTTGTGGCACCAGCACAGTCAATCGTTGCGACTCTCGGTGCTGGAAACCGTCAGTGACGACGACGACTGGGAACCCGTGAAGGGCTTCGTGACCAAGTACGGCAGCGACCTGTTCACGGTGCCGTTCCTCGGGCTGTCGAACATGCGCGGCATCCTGGCCCGCGGCGTGTCGGCGTGGCTCGATCACGAGATCGAAAACGGCGAGAACGGCACCAAGCGCCCGAAGCTCGTCTCCGATTGGGACGCCGGCACGCTCGACCGCACCCGGATCGCCCGCAGTGCGGAAGTGGTGCTCCAGGCGCTCATCGAGCATTACGACGAGTACCGCGACTACAATACGACGACGACACAATCCGACTACGGCGAGAACATCCACATCCTGCTGGACATTCTGCGCCTCAAAGTGCGGTACGATCGTTTCGCGTGGCGGATGCGCCCCCTCGCGCTCGCACACGAAGCTTTGTGTCAGCGCGGGTACGAGGCGCTCGCGGCCCGCTGGCGCACCTTCAT
The Gemmata palustris DNA segment above includes these coding regions:
- a CDS encoding sensor histidine kinase, producing MRLSLRYRLLLPFVLLLLGDAVVTGWAASIAARGAEQRLATQQWAVAHTLTEPPFFPLTEPVLKKMQKLSGAEFLFVHPTVPSESTFADPKPKPPTDVPTATLPEVGEPHTLGPPVVIAGQEYRCLRLPLSPKHPNQGGSLYIFYPESLRRTAVADAVRPLIILGGAGVFAVILAFAFGSGLVRRVRDLDARTRLIAAGDFRPMPVTGGDDEFRDLCEAVNEMARRLAAFQDELQRTERLQVLGQFSGGLAHQLRNAAAGAKLAVELFLAENPSADPEPLQVALRQLARIESNLRQFLALGKPPIGVHEPCDLAKLIGQSVSLLKPQCQHAGTPVIWAPPVESTVIVGDSTQLSHLLGNVIGNAVEAAGPGGEVRVRLTATQIGASVEVSDTGPGPPPAIADKLFDPFVTGKDQGIGLGLAVAKQAVDAHAGRIAWERREGRTVFTIELPRGA